The Plectropomus leopardus isolate mb chromosome 14, YSFRI_Pleo_2.0, whole genome shotgun sequence DNA window AATGAGTTGATTGTGCGACTTTCTGTGGTTGAGGAAATGATAGCAAACAAACAGTGCCCCCTTTTGGTGCTTTTGGGGAAATACACATATTATCTTGCTGCCTGATTGGGaagaaatgtgaaattatgGCATTATCACAGCACAATTTTTCTGCAGCCATCCTCTCAGTTTCTCAgaattttgtatatatatattcatgaaaatgtcattaagtATCTGATTTTATCAGACTTTCTTGCCTATAGTGCAGGGGATATGGTGcttaacataaaatacaacatcttTGGTTCATGTCTGGCTGTTGAACGTTGATTCATCTCCCTGTCCCcttttttcctgtcatttttttctactgttgctgtcaaataaaggcaaaatgcctcaaaaaaaaaaaagaaaaagaaaaagaaaagggattTAAGCTTAACTGCTCCACTAAGGAAGCcaggcaagaaaacaaaaaactgctccATATCACATAGCAAGATATTTTTCATGGCatatcaacatatttttttcacctttttaccAGATAATTTcatattataacaatatttttttcttgttataacaagaaacatttttacaggtacattttttcatataatttaaaaGTATCTtgttataatattaaaatatcctgtaaacaatgcaaaaaaaaaaaaaaaaaatcttgtacaagaaacttttcatgttattacctgatattactcttttttttttctggcctggTAGTTCAACACTTCCGTACTAAACTATATGACCGGTTTCTCTCCCCAGGAGACTGAAAAGCTTGAGGAGGAGAAAGCCGACCTGCAGAAAGAGATCGAGACCCTGCAGAAGGAGAAAGACAAGCTGGAGTTCATGCTGGTCGCCCACAATCCCGTGTGCAAGCTCCCCATCGATGAGCGCCACCAGCCTGCAGGCcaccagcaccagcagcagcagcagcagtgcgCCCCCCTCCCCCTGACCATGCGCTCCAACATGGCCACCCGTGCTCAGATGAACCACGTTGTTGTAAAGCAAGAGCCTGAGGATGAGGAGATGGGCAAGCCCCAGCGCTCCGTCATCAAGCCCATCTGCCTGGGCGGCGGTGGCATCGGTGGAGGGATGTACTGCACAGATGGAGACAGCCTGAACACGCCGGTGGTGGCGGCGTCCACCCCAGCCGCCACGCCCAACGCCCCGAGCCTCATATTTACCTACCCGAGCATGCTGGAGCCCGAGAGCCCGTCGCCCTCCTCTGAGTCCTGCTCCAAGGCCCACcggcgcagcagcagcagcggggaCCAGTCATCAGACTCCCTCAACTCACCCACCCTGCTGGCCCTCTGAGCGAGGGCGCTGCTCGGCACGGCTGAGAAACAAACACTGTGGCTGACGGCAAGCACGAGGATCAACTGCGCGCCCCTCCCGCCTGCTCCCCACTCCTCCAGTGTCTTTTAAAGACCCAAGAGCACATTCAAAAGTCCAGACCAAGCTGACCATGTGAGCCGTTTCCCCCCTTCGCAGGGAGACCCACAAGGGCTACGCCGCgtgtttcttcttgtttttccttcagtgtataaaagatttttttactCGTAAGAGTGTGTGCACCGATCCTAAAACATGTCACCCCTTCGCCATTTCAACTCCAGAGTGTCAACTTGTTTACTGGGAAGACAGTTCAGAAGAAAAAGTGGCAACCGTGAGCTGACTAGAGAGCGCgttcttaatatatttttttggaaatgttttaaaaagccatgTGGCTGGCACTTGCACTCCGCCAAGACGAATCAATAAATCACTAAGCGAGGTCAGCTTTCTACTGGAATTcctgaggagaaaaagagacaatgaGCAAAGACTTCCTCTtgtctttttagatttttttcgtAACTCGGGACCTCGATTCAGGAACTAAGAGTGTGTACACATTTCTGACGCTATTTCCATCTCTTTAATTGTATTTATGGCCTGTGCTGATTAAattttacaaagtgtttttgttgagaCATTGTCCTCTCCTCAATCTGCCTGTAGAAAAGCGAAACGGTCATCCACGCGGTGACCGAAGCACTCCTCAGTGTTGCAAAGGATACGAGCCAACTTTCAATCAATGACTAGTTCCTCAATACTCTATACCTTCTATTTTGCCATAGTGGCTTGACTTTACAGTAGTATTGGTGTGCTTTTCCTCAGTGATTCTGTACCTGAACTTTACAACCTGTTTATGACAAAGTGTATGTGATTTACATTGATGTCAGGGATATCTCTCATGTGTAGTAGAACCCCCATCGTGACGAACGTTGCACGACTGCAGGCTGTCGTACGGTCTAGCCAGAGTGTCGGGACTTCATCGCTTCATTGTGTCACATCAGGAAAAGGTTTGTCGATGACAAAAGTTTGAACAAACCCCTCCTCCGCTCCGAccttctttctgtgtttctctaAATAAGGGTCTTACCTTTTTCAACACTGCCTCTCTCGGAGGCAGGTCAGGTTTCAGaacgccaaaaaaaaaggttttgtttgaCACATGTAATCCTACAATTCGTCCGTCTTTTGTCTAAAAAGGAGGGATTTTGCtcaaattttgtgaaaaaacaacaacaaaaaaaacagccactgtGGTCTAGACTGTCGCCAGCTGCCAATGATGTCAACCCTGTTTATACTGTGTTTGTAAATCTGTCACTTTTTagtaaagaaatgtttaaactcAAGTCAGATGTGCTGATTTACGGGCGTGTGAACATACGCCAACATCGAGGTACTCTGTAGAAACTTTGTTGGCTTTAAAACAAGGGCCAGTTCACTTTTTGACAATAATAAGGAAGGGATGAGAAGACCCTTTTTACAGCTGGCCTGAGATGAAAGAGGGGACACCTTTAGAGGAAGGTGAAGTTCTACGAAGcacttctttttcattatttttacatgtgtGTATCTTAAAGGGATGAGGGTTTTAAATACTGTGCACTGAGAAGGACACAACAGCGATATTTGGGACTTTTTTGCTTACTTCAAACATTCCTAATGAATATAATGCCAGGGGTCAAAGGGGCGGGGGCGGGGGTCATTTTCATCAGAGGATTAAAAGGTGTGGTTGGAAGACTTTTGTGCTGGATGCAGAACGGACTTTGCAATTCAATACAAGCTGCTGCTACTTTGGAAAGAACATGTCGGCTGTTTCACTTTTGATGCTGTTAGGTTTAACATCACTGGATGCAATGGGGGAGGAATCTCTAATTCCTCTGTGACAACATAAAGAGGtgaaatgaaaaccaaaaacaattaaTGTGGGCGAGTCCGATCTGtctgtttgttaaaaatgttccGGAGCCCCTCGACACACATAGGAAAGCCATTGACTGTAGATCTTCTGCTGTACATGTCATCTACTGTCTGTCGCCTGTTTTCAAACTACTATTAACTTCTTTTCCAAATGCTTTAACTGttgaaaatgattcaaaattaagaaaaacagcaatatgtATAGCAGtgtttgttaatttaaatgaataataataaaaaaataataattttcaacCTGAAATTGACCTATTTTGTTCATGCGTTTTCACATATCTAACTGACATCACACTTTCTCCAAATGGCTGTAAGTGAGTCTGTTGCTTTATCACCACTCTTTCTTATTTTGATCGATCCAAAATAAGAAGGACTGTCTGATGCTATTTTTGACTTGGTTGGTTGATTTCAAActggggatggggggggggttatgaTGATATCATTAtcataactacatatttaaaagacCCTTTGGGGggtcatttctatttttgttcattttacttttgctttgttgattgtctgtttgtttggaaACTAATTTTCACgtaattgttttacttttatttatttttttttttacaaaattcttgcaaatttttggttaatttctattttcactgcacatttccttccatgttttctttaaataaatcaagccagtttgctcaggtttcaaagggttaacaacaaGTAGCTGGTtaagaaaagacaggaaaaagcTACAACagaaacacgcacacaaaaaaaacccttataTTAATTTGTGCCATAACTTGATCAAACCTGGGTAATTCCCCCTGTCCACCCCCTAGATGATGTACCAATGGTTTGGTCCACCCCTGCACTAGCTGCTAGAGCACCAACTGACAGTCGTGTCTTTTcccaagaaagaaaaaaatagttcaactaaaacacaagaaacttgtgctccaggaaaGGAAAAAGGTGGTGCTTTTATACAGAGAAATGTGCTGTTGGGATAAGTTTGCCTTCAAGGCTTTCTGACAGACAGACCCCAGTAATTGGTTGTGtaggaaaaagatcatggtttgggtcaaaatgaaaacatttctgtcataAAGCCCTTAAGGCAAACTTTATTTGCTGTCTGTTATTTGGTCTGCCCGCATTGATATAATGGTCCTTTTATAATGTTTCATGGTAAAATTTTCTCCAGTAGGCCTTTTGTTATATTAAACTAAGTTAAACTAAGTTAATTAAACTAGTTTTAGCTAAGTGTGCTGATAAAAGTGGCAAAAGGGGGTGTATAAAATTAAAGCATttctgccctctagtggtcacagtgactgaaaacatttgttcTTCACCAGCAACAAGTCAAACACATGCTGCATTCCAAATcgcatactttttctttttacttttagtaggtaCTATGGCTGTCCTTGCAAAGTATGcactgttgcatgcagtatgcataCAATCAGGACAGACTACTTCTTCATAATACTGCACCTTAAACTTTgaccctctctctttctataactgttaccatggagataaaacaaatcGCCATTCGCCAAACTCAACAGAGACGAAGGTTGACCTAAAGATCTCTGCTATTGTTACTTAACAACTTTTAACCTTTAAGTTATAACGGCATACATTGTGGATTCTAacattatatattcattttaatagCCTACATATACATAtctctattatttttattttaatgtatttttgttggtGGTTATCTGTATGACTGTTTTTGGTTACTTAAACAATATCTGTTGCTATTATTACCATGTGACTGGTCATCAGTCCCTTAAATGCACTGTCATTTATCATTGAAGCTTCTCACAGCTGTCACTCAGCTGTCAAGATGTGATGTATCATCCGctgtgcagaggattgtgggtaagaatagccagaaaagcatgctggcatGCACACTGCAAAATGTCGCCGATGTAGTaggacatcctggtatttttggcatactgcatttcaAATACTTCATAATCAGACATACTAAATCTCTTTCTGGCATACTAAATAGTATGGTAGTATGGGTATTGGAACACAGGGAACATCACAAATATTGGGGGTcagatggtggtgatggtgttGCTTTGACAGGCAACTTTgaactttaatttaaacatattGCGCTATGACTTGAATGactttttgacatactatacagtgatatttttgttgacttattttgaatatactgtgctataatattttgtatgactgttttcaacatattatactgtgaTCTTAATATGTTTTGCCATATCTTACAATGAATTGTGTtgccttttttgacattctttttagaacatattatactattatgtatgaat harbors:
- the fosl2 gene encoding fos-related antigen 2, whose protein sequence is MYQDYSGNYDTSSRGSSTSPAQPESFTSGSSTIGSPISTSSYQKYRVDMPGSNSAFIPTINAITTSQDLQWMVQPTVITSMSNPYSRSHPYGHHLPNGPGLLGHNTLARPGVIRSIGDARGRRKRDEQLTPEEEEKRRVRRERNKLAAAKCRNRRRELTEMLQGETEKLEEEKADLQKEIETLQKEKDKLEFMLVAHNPVCKLPIDERHQPAGHQHQQQQQQCAPLPLTMRSNMATRAQMNHVVVKQEPEDEEMGKPQRSVIKPICLGGGGIGGGMYCTDGDSLNTPVVAASTPAATPNAPSLIFTYPSMLEPESPSPSSESCSKAHRRSSSSGDQSSDSLNSPTLLAL